One Leopardus geoffroyi isolate Oge1 chromosome C1, O.geoffroyi_Oge1_pat1.0, whole genome shotgun sequence DNA segment encodes these proteins:
- the LOC123600029 gene encoding LOW QUALITY PROTEIN: 60S ribosomal protein L39-like (The sequence of the model RefSeq protein was modified relative to this genomic sequence to represent the inferred CDS: substituted 2 bases at 2 genomic stop codons) encodes MSSHKTFGIKRFLARKQKQNHPIPXXVQMKTGNKIRCNSKRWHWRRTKLGL; translated from the coding sequence ATGTCTTCTCACAAGACTTTCGGGATCAAGCGATTTCTGgccaggaaacaaaagcagaatcatCCCATTCCCTAGTGAGTTCAGATGAAGACTGGTAATAAAATCAGGTGCAACTCCAAGAGGTGGCATTGGAGAAGAACCAAGCTGGGTCTGTAA